The genomic interval AGCCGATCGCGGCGACGCCGTACGTCGCCCAAGGCTCCGGCAATTCGAGCCACGAGCGTGAAGCCTTAATCACACCTCCGGCCCGGTGAGTATAACTCGCGAGGTGGCTCGAAGCACCGACCTGCGATTCCCACGGTGCAACGCCAGTTAGTAGCCAATGCAATGCTCCCGCCCCCATCACCAAGGTGCAGGCAGTCGCGAAACCGACCCACCAGCTTCTTCGGCATAAGAGCACGAGCAGGAACGGTGCCGCCAGCGTGGGCTTCACCATTGCGAAGCCAATGCAGATTCCTGCGATAGCGGCTTTCTGGCGGTGCAGCAAGATCATCGAAGCGACAAGCGCCCCCATCACCACCACCCCGTAGTTGGCCACCGCAAGCGTAGCGGGGTAGCTCACCATACCAAAGACAGACGCGAAGCCGAGGCAGCGCACCCCCCGGGGCCCGGCCCGAGTCAGCTTCGCTGCCCATAGGAGCACGAGCACCCACGCTGCCAGCGACAACGCCATGAACCACCGATCCGCCACAACGACGTCCGGTGGCCAGTGGAGGGGCACGGCCAGCCCGTAGGCGAACGGAGGATACTCGCCGATCGGCCATGCTCGCTGGGGCAACCGAAGAGCTTCGAAAAAGCGAATCCCCTCTGTCTCGAGAAGGCCCATTGCGAATTCGTCATCGCGGTTTGCCACCGCTTGGTGCAACAAATTCGGATCGATCCCACGCAGCACGTAGTGCACCTGCTGCCATCGCAACGCGGCATCGCCACCTTGCCCTCGTTCCCAGCGCTGCGACGCCACCGTGGTGTAGGTCACACCGAGGAGCAGCAAGCAGACGGTGAAGAATCGGCTAACTTTCATCCCGGGCCGCTATGACTCGACGGTTCGAACGCCGGTCGCTGCCGCTTCTCTCGGATCCAAGCTTCATCAGGCGTACTCCCATCGCTTCGGTGATCGCCTTCGAAGCGTCATCCAAGGCTGCGCCCCGAAAGCTACGATAGCTAGAAATCTTCTGGGGTGTTTCCGACCTTGCGGGTACCCCAGAATGACCGGTTGACACCTGACAAAGCTCATGAAAGGATGATCGGGACTCTGAGTTCGCCACGGTGAGGGACAAGAGCGGGAGCTGGACACCGATTTCTCATGAGCGTTGTCAGCCGGTGCGTGACCGGAGGAAACATCGCACCGGCAGATCGGACGCTTGGGCCGGTAGCCGAGGGGGCTGCGGGCGGAAGGGAAGGCACACCCGCTCTTTGCACACTGGCACGGCTCAGATCTTCGCTTGCTATAAACAACTCCGCGGGCGATCTTTGCGCAGCTTTCTATCGCCGGGCGCATGCTGTCGGACTGCGCTGGCAGCGACCGGATCTTCCTTCGCGTGGTTCCGCCGCCACGCGGTCTCGGCGCCGACTCCTGTGCAGCGCCATCGACGCTTCCAGGCGTGCGCGGATGACGCCGCCACAGTGCGATCCATCTCGCACGGCAGAGCCATGTTGTCCTTCTTGGCCGCCTCCGTCTCGAGGGCGTCGGCGTGCGTCTGGAGCTTGCGGGAGGTCCCGACCCGCCGCTCGATCCACCCGCCAGCTTGCTAAATCTTGCAGGGAGCCTGGGTTCTGGCTGCTGAACTTCGGCCAGGCGAGCCGAGGCGGATGACGGACTCCGTGGAGGCCACGAAGGAACGGATCGTCTGCGACACCGAGTTGGAGTCGCCGCGGACAGCGGCGGGAGCTTTGGTCTGCACTTGGACCGACACCTCCTGGGTGTAGCGGCTGCTGGGCGACAGGCACGCGAAGCCGGGTCGTGAGGAGCTTGGGTTAACGTGCTCCCCAAGGAGCGGGATCGTGATCGCCTCAAGCCCCCGGCGGCGATGCCCGAGAAGCCGAAGCGGCAAGCCGGCGGCCCTGGCGCGTGCCCGCCGCACCGACTGGGCGAGACGCTCTGCTTCGCGACGCCATGCCCCCCCACGCCGCCACTGATCTGCGAGCCGAGGCGCGTGCTGGCGCCTTCTGGACAACGCTGCTCACAGTCGCCTCGCGCCTGCAGCAAACGGTGATGCAGCTCGTGCTGGCGTGGCTGCTCTCGCCGTCGGACTTCGGGCTGATCGCGATGGCCACGACGGTGATGGCGTTTGCCTGGTTCCTCCGGCATGCCGGCCTCGGGTCGATTCTCATCCAGCGTCAGAAAAGATTCAGTCTTTGGGTAAGCCCGGCCACTGCGATGGTCTGCCTGTCTGGCGCGGCTGCGACGCTGCTGGCCCTGGCGGCCGCAGCTCCCGCGGCGCGGGCCTATGGCCGCCCAGAGCTCGCTTTCATCATCGGCCTGTTTGCGCTCTCGGTGCTGCCCGAGGCTCTGCGCTCAATCGCCCAAGCGAAGCTTCGGGCCGACCTGCGGTTCCGGTCGCTCACCCAGCTGCAGCTTCTGAATCTCGCGCTGGTGTTCGCTTTGAGTGTCGGCCTGGCGTGGTTGAACTTCGGTGTCTATGCCCTAGTCATTCCCCGCGTGGCGGGCGGCTTCTTCGGCCTCGCAGCGGAGTGGGCGGTGGCACGCCCGGGGCTGCGACCCCGACGGATGCTGCGCCCGCGTCGCTGGAAGCACCTGCTCGGCAGCAGTGTGTGGATCACGCTCGCGGGCTTGAGCGTGCAGTTCATGAATCAAGGCGACTACGCGGTGCTCGGATTCTTCGAGGATGAGGAGCTGGTGGGCCACTACTACTTCGCCTTCCTGCTCAGCTCGCAGGCGATGATGCTGGTGACCATCAACATCGGCGGGGTGCTCACGCCTGTGCTCGCGCGGATGCAGGACCGGCCCGCCGAGCAGGCCGACCGCTTCGACGAGGTCTGTCGGCTGATCGCCTTGGTCGGCTTCCCCGCCTGCTTCGGTTTGGCGCTCGTGGCCGACCCCCTCCTCCGCGTGTGCTTCGACCCCCGTTACCTGCCGGCGATACCTTTTCTCCAGTGGCTGTCGGTGGGCATGGCCTTCCGGCTTGTGGGGCACAACGGCTCGTTTCTGCTGCAGGCCAACGGCCGCTGGCGGCGCTACTTCCTGCTCAGCTTCGCCAACGCTGTGCTCTTCCTCGCGGCATGCTTGGTGGGCCACACCCTCGGCGGCGCCGCGGGTCTCACCGCGGGCGTCACGCTCTTTTACGCCGCCTTCGGCGTCTCCCAGCTCGCCTTCTCCGGCGCCCGCAGCGAGCGGCCGAAGGCCGCACGGCTTGCACGGATCTACACCGCCCCCCTGGCGGCCACCGCCCCGGCCTACGCCGGACTCGCTGCCATCGCCGGAGCTCTCGCGTGGCCGCCGCTCGTGGAGCTGCCGCTCCTGATCCTTGCCGGCATGGCTTCCACTGGACTCGTCCTGCGCTTGGCTTTCCCCGCGGCTTTCGCCGCTGTGCTCGAACAGCTACCGGGCGAGCGGTGGATCCAACGCCTGCCACGGTTCGCTGCCGGGCGTCAGATCGCCGACAATACAGCGGATCCTTCTACCTGAGCATCCACCCGCGCGGCCCTTAGACTCCTCGGCTCCCTTGCCTCTTGCCGGCGGCACCCGCTGACTTCCGCCTCCGATGACCGCTCATCCCCTCCAGAAGCGCCCCGACTTCCTTCTCATCGGGGCCCAAAAGGCGGGCACCACGTCGCTGTTCTTCGACCTGCGGGCGCAGCCCAGCCTCTTCGTGCCCGACGGGAAAGAGCTGCGCGTACTTCTTGAGGACGAGGACGACCGGGTGCGTGCCCTGTACGAGCGCCACTTCGCCCAAGCGCCGGCGGGACAGCTCCGCGGCGACTGCTCCACCGATTACGCCAAGCGGACGGAGCACCCCGGCGTGCCAGAGCGTGCCCGGCGGCTGCTGGGGGCCGACACCCGGCTGATCTACATGCTCCGCGATCCGGTCCAGCGGCTGTTGAGCCACCACCACCACGAGTGCAATCGCGGCGAGCCGCTCCCGCTCGCGGACGCGCTCGACGCTTGGCCCCGGCTCGTCGACAACTCGCGTTACGCCTTTCAAGCGGAAGCGTGGCTGGAGCATTTTTCCGCGGATCGGCTGCTCGTCGTGTTCTTCGAGGATTTCGTCCGCGACCGGGCGGCGGTCGTAGAGCGGTGCTGCACCTTCTTGGGGTCCGGCTTCTCGCCGGAGGCGGTTGGCGACGCGGTGCACAATCGCAGCAGCGGGAAGGCTCGGGCCGATGCCCCGGTCCAACGCCTGCGAAAGCTGCCGCTGTATCAAAGCGTGGTCCGGCCGCTCGTGCCGCTGGAGCTGCGGCTCAAGATCGTCCGGGCGTTGAGCCCCAAGGCCCCCAAGCGCGCATCAACCCTCGATCCGGTGCTACAAGAGCGGGTGAACGCCGCGCTCGCACCGGACCGGGAGCGGCTCGAGGCAATGTTGGGCGCCCCGGCACCTTGGGCGTCCGCACGTTGAAGGGGGAAATCCAGCATGACCGGGCTCGGTGACAACAAAGCGTTCCTGTACCTCGAGGCCGTGAACGTCTGGGGCTTGAGCCTCGTGCTGCTGGCGGCCGCCACGTTCTTGGTCCTTCTTCCGGCACGCCTGCGCGTACAGGCCGGAGTTTTTTTGTCGGCGGCGTGGCTGCCGATGAATCTCTTCACCGACTTCCTGCAGCTGTTCGTCCCCGCCAAGGTCACGTTCTTCGCGGGTCCGGGTCTCATCCTCCTTGGGCTGGCCACAACCGCGTCGCACGTCTTCCAGCGGGGCCTGGTCTGGGTGCTGCCCCTCTTTGGGTTGGCCATGTCGGTCTTCGTCCTCCGCACCGCAGACGTGAGCTACGCACTTGTCACGCGGCTGGGCTGGAGCTTCGGAGCCCTCGCCTTCTCCGGCCTGGCCGTCTATACCGTCGACACCGGCCGGTACCGCGAGACGCTCGGCGCTTTCACCTACGGCGCCGTGCTGCCGATCGGTCTTGCGGCCGCTGCACTCGTGTTCTCGCCGGGCAGCGGGTTCGGCCGGGGGGTGGGCCGCTTCTTCCCCTGGGGAGCCAACCCGAACCAGATTGGCCCACTCTTTGCGTCCACCGGTGTGCTGGCACTCACGTTGATGCTCGTGGAGAACCGTGCGGGCCGGCGGGGGTTGCTCGCCGCCATTCTGGTGGCCTGCACCGGTCTGACGCTGATGACCGGCAGCCGCTCCGCTCTGCTGATCCTCGCGGGTCCAGCGATGCTGATTGCGGCCGGCTACCGCCGCTTTGTTTGGCTTGCGGTCATCGGTCTGGCTGGCCTCACCGCTTGGTGGTTGGTCGTCTACCGCAGCGGCGTGAACGTGGACCTCGCGCGGATCACCGGCGGGGGCGACAGCGGGCGACTCGACATCGCTCGCATTTACTTCCGGCGGCTGATCGGCGAACGCCCGATGCTGGGTCTGCTCGAGGCTGGGGGCCTCAACAGCCAGCAGGAGAGTGGTGTGGGCACCCACTCGCACAACGTGTACGTCGAGTTCCTGTACCTCGGCGGGCTTCCGTTGCTGCTCGCTGCCACGGGGCTACTCGTGGGCATGGCGATCGTCAGCGTCCGGATGGTCCTCGCTGGCATCGCCACCCGCCACTCCCTGCTGCTGGGCCTCGGCGCGATTCCGCTGGTCATGCTTGTGCACAACCTCACCACGATTATTGTGATCTACCCGACCAATTCCTGGTACGCCGTCGTCATCTTCAGCGCGGTGGCCCTCGGCCGCCTCAGCCAATACCGGCGGGAGGGCCACGCAGCGCCCCCCGCGGTCGCCCCCGGCGTCGCCGCTCCCGCTCCGGGGGTGGCGGTCTGATGCCGCATCGCAGCCAATCGGTGCTCCACGTGCTCGGCACGCTGGACCCTCGCTGCGGCGGGCCGCCTCAGGTCTGTGCCGCTCTCTCGGCCACGCAAGCGCGACGCGGCGATCGCGTAGCGGTGTTGACCTCTCACGCGACGGACCCGGAGGTCCTCCGCGACGAGTACCGCGAGAAGTGCCCGGGTTTCGAGGAGGTCCGCCAGCTGCACGCGCCACCCTCGAAGCGCCTGTTGTTGGGCAGCGGGCTGGCGGCGGATGGGCTCGAGGCCCTGGACCGGGCCGACGTGGTGCACGCCCACGGGGTGTGGGAGCCCGTGCTGGTGGCGGCAGCGCGGAGGGTACGCCGCAGGCGAGGCGTCTTCGTGCTGCGGCCGGCGGGGATGCTGGATCCCTGGTCACTCGCCCAGAAGCCGCTGAAAAAGCGGCTGGCCCGCGCCCTGACCCACCGGGCCATCTTCCGCGGCCGCGGGTTCGTGCATGCGCTCACCGACGCCGAGCAGGAGCACGTGGGGTCGTTGGCGGGTGTGATGCCGATTCGCATTGTGCCCAACGGGGTCAGCGACGCGATGCTCCGAGCCGCCGAGACCCGGAACCCTGATACCTACCGCCGCACGCTTCCCGAGCTCGGGACGGACCCTTACGTTTTGTTCCTGGGGCGCCTCCACCACAAGAAGGGGCTGGACCGCCTGGCCCGAGCTTTCAGCGTGCTCGCGGAGCGTCATGACCGCGTGCAGCTCGTCGTGGCGGGCCAAGAGGAAGGGGCGGGCCCCGAGGCGGCACGGGTTCTCGCGGCCGCGGGTGTGTCCCGGCGTGCCCACTTCGTGGGACCGCTGCTGGGGGAGGCCAAGCAGGCCGCTATGCAGGGAGCCGCCTGTTTCGCGCTGCCCAGCCGCCAGGAAGGCTTCAGCGTTGCCGTGCTGGAAGCACTCGCCACTGGATGCCCGGCCGTCATCACCCCTGAGTGCCACTTCGATGCCTTGGAGCCGGCGGGTGCGGGCCGCGTTGTCAACGGCGATGACGCTGCGGCCGTGGCTGCGGCTTGGCACGGGTACCTCGACAGCGCTGACGCCCGATCTGCCGCCGGTGCTGCGGCCACGC from Phycisphaera mikurensis NBRC 102666 carries:
- a CDS encoding glycosyltransferase gives rise to the protein MPHRSQSVLHVLGTLDPRCGGPPQVCAALSATQARRGDRVAVLTSHATDPEVLRDEYREKCPGFEEVRQLHAPPSKRLLLGSGLAADGLEALDRADVVHAHGVWEPVLVAAARRVRRRRGVFVLRPAGMLDPWSLAQKPLKKRLARALTHRAIFRGRGFVHALTDAEQEHVGSLAGVMPIRIVPNGVSDAMLRAAETRNPDTYRRTLPELGTDPYVLFLGRLHHKKGLDRLARAFSVLAERHDRVQLVVAGQEEGAGPEAARVLAAAGVSRRAHFVGPLLGEAKQAAMQGAACFALPSRQEGFSVAVLEALATGCPAVITPECHFDALEPAGAGRVVNGDDAAAVAAAWHGYLDSADARSAAGAAATRLVSSAFTWDHIAERLAGLYDDCLRDPGFGSA
- a CDS encoding glycosyltransferase family 87 protein, which codes for MLLLGVTYTTVASQRWERGQGGDAALRWQQVHYVLRGIDPNLLHQAVANRDDEFAMGLLETEGIRFFEALRLPQRAWPIGEYPPFAYGLAVPLHWPPDVVVADRWFMALSLAAWVLVLLWAAKLTRAGPRGVRCLGFASVFGMVSYPATLAVANYGVVVMGALVASMILLHRQKAAIAGICIGFAMVKPTLAAPFLLVLLCRRSWWVGFATACTLVMGAGALHWLLTGVAPWESQVGASSHLASYTHRAGGVIKASRSWLELPEPWATYGVAAIGLLFGCWLLWWYRSASPLLLFAIAGVIARISFYHRGYDNLLLTFLLQLLLLQAIGTRPASMSLLRCWMPWIAMGITLWLPGRIVAGPLQSLLGVLVWVLLLQIALKRAAPLHHDEKLLHAMRIDQAAASGSGAA
- a CDS encoding oligosaccharide flippase family protein; translation: MPPHAATDLRAEARAGAFWTTLLTVASRLQQTVMQLVLAWLLSPSDFGLIAMATTVMAFAWFLRHAGLGSILIQRQKRFSLWVSPATAMVCLSGAAATLLALAAAAPAARAYGRPELAFIIGLFALSVLPEALRSIAQAKLRADLRFRSLTQLQLLNLALVFALSVGLAWLNFGVYALVIPRVAGGFFGLAAEWAVARPGLRPRRMLRPRRWKHLLGSSVWITLAGLSVQFMNQGDYAVLGFFEDEELVGHYYFAFLLSSQAMMLVTINIGGVLTPVLARMQDRPAEQADRFDEVCRLIALVGFPACFGLALVADPLLRVCFDPRYLPAIPFLQWLSVGMAFRLVGHNGSFLLQANGRWRRYFLLSFANAVLFLAACLVGHTLGGAAGLTAGVTLFYAAFGVSQLAFSGARSERPKAARLARIYTAPLAATAPAYAGLAAIAGALAWPPLVELPLLILAGMASTGLVLRLAFPAAFAAVLEQLPGERWIQRLPRFAAGRQIADNTADPST
- a CDS encoding sulfotransferase domain-containing protein produces the protein MTAHPLQKRPDFLLIGAQKAGTTSLFFDLRAQPSLFVPDGKELRVLLEDEDDRVRALYERHFAQAPAGQLRGDCSTDYAKRTEHPGVPERARRLLGADTRLIYMLRDPVQRLLSHHHHECNRGEPLPLADALDAWPRLVDNSRYAFQAEAWLEHFSADRLLVVFFEDFVRDRAAVVERCCTFLGSGFSPEAVGDAVHNRSSGKARADAPVQRLRKLPLYQSVVRPLVPLELRLKIVRALSPKAPKRASTLDPVLQERVNAALAPDRERLEAMLGAPAPWASAR